In one window of Posidoniimonas corsicana DNA:
- a CDS encoding calcium/sodium antiporter, with translation MVVALLILSGLVGLIAGGELLVRGASSLAAAASVSPLVIGLTVVAFGTSAPELAVSVQACLNGSTDLAIGNAVGSNLSNVLLILGFSAIFFPLAVQARLFKLDFPVMLAAAVALLVIGWDGSLSRLDGVLMTLAMCGYFYWTIKQGRKESRQLAEEFEDIIPDGDPTTWKSICISLAQVAIGLVLLVGGSNLLVDGCVRLAEWFGVSELVIGLTVVAIGTSMPELVTSLVAAMRGHRDLAVGNVVGSNILNVLAVLGISALVAPEGVAVSTRALQFDIPVMAAVSFACLPVFMSGHSISRIEGLAMFFLFVAYTAYIAWAAANSIEPGLFEAACFCLPLLAAAFAVGLLGRRTAS, from the coding sequence TTGGTCGTTGCCCTGCTGATTCTCTCTGGTCTGGTCGGACTGATAGCCGGTGGGGAGTTGCTTGTGCGGGGGGCGTCGTCGCTAGCTGCGGCGGCGAGCGTGTCGCCGCTGGTCATCGGACTGACCGTCGTCGCGTTCGGCACCAGCGCGCCGGAACTGGCTGTCTCGGTCCAGGCCTGTCTCAATGGCAGCACCGACCTGGCCATTGGAAACGCCGTCGGCAGCAACCTTTCAAATGTGCTGCTGATCCTCGGGTTCTCCGCCATCTTCTTCCCGCTCGCCGTGCAGGCGCGGCTGTTCAAGCTCGATTTTCCGGTGATGCTCGCCGCGGCGGTAGCGTTGCTCGTAATCGGCTGGGACGGTTCTCTGAGTCGGCTGGACGGCGTGCTGATGACGCTCGCTATGTGCGGCTACTTCTACTGGACCATCAAGCAGGGTCGGAAGGAGAGTCGACAGCTCGCCGAAGAGTTCGAAGACATCATCCCCGATGGCGACCCGACAACTTGGAAGTCAATCTGCATCAGCCTGGCGCAGGTGGCGATTGGGCTCGTGCTGCTGGTCGGCGGATCGAACCTGCTTGTGGACGGCTGCGTGCGGCTGGCGGAATGGTTCGGCGTTAGCGAGCTAGTGATCGGGCTTACGGTGGTCGCGATCGGTACGTCGATGCCGGAACTCGTCACCTCGCTGGTGGCCGCGATGCGGGGCCACCGCGACTTGGCGGTCGGCAACGTTGTTGGGAGCAACATCCTCAATGTGTTAGCGGTACTGGGGATCTCGGCGCTGGTTGCTCCTGAGGGGGTGGCGGTCAGCACCCGCGCCCTGCAGTTCGACATCCCGGTGATGGCGGCGGTGTCGTTCGCCTGCCTCCCGGTGTTCATGAGCGGCCACTCGATCTCGCGGATCGAAGGGCTGGCGATGTTCTTCTTGTTCGTGGCGTACACCGCATACATCGCCTGGGCTGCAGCCAACTCGATCGAACCCGGGCTGTTCGAGGCCGCGTGCTTCTGCCTGCCGCTGCTAGCGGCTGCGTTTGCTGTCGGGCTGTTGGGACGCCGCACGGCCAGCTAG
- the lexA gene encoding transcriptional repressor LexA, whose product MAAQGWILRISEAFFMSLEQLTPRQREVFDFIRGLIQNRGYGPTVREIGEHFSINSPNGVMCHLKALEKKGLITREPNMSRAIQLTDASREEEGIPLVGQVAAGSLTEAIEQAERFSFEEWFPAKKNQFALRVRGDSMIEAQIADGDVVIVRRTKTAHKGDIVVAITDDGEATLKYWFPESNRIRLQPANSSMQPIYSRTAQVLGVVTGVVRQVG is encoded by the coding sequence GTGGCTGCGCAGGGCTGGATTCTACGCATTTCGGAGGCTTTTTTCATGTCGCTGGAGCAGCTAACTCCCCGCCAGCGGGAGGTGTTCGATTTTATCCGCGGCCTGATTCAGAACCGGGGTTACGGCCCGACAGTTCGCGAGATTGGCGAACATTTCTCCATCAACTCGCCCAACGGCGTGATGTGCCACCTCAAGGCATTGGAGAAAAAGGGGCTGATCACCCGCGAGCCGAACATGTCGCGGGCGATTCAGCTGACCGATGCAAGCCGCGAGGAGGAAGGCATTCCGCTGGTTGGTCAGGTTGCCGCGGGTAGCCTCACCGAAGCGATCGAGCAGGCAGAGCGGTTTAGCTTCGAAGAGTGGTTCCCGGCGAAGAAGAACCAGTTTGCCCTACGGGTGCGTGGTGACTCGATGATCGAGGCCCAGATCGCCGACGGCGACGTCGTGATCGTGCGACGCACCAAGACCGCCCACAAGGGCGATATCGTCGTCGCAATCACCGACGATGGCGAGGCGACCCTTAAGTACTGGTTCCCCGAATCGAACCGCATCCGCCTGCAACCCGCCAACTCGAGCATGCAGCCGATTTACAGCCGCACGGCGCAGGTGCTCGGAGTGGTCACGGGGGTCGTCCGCCAGGTGGGGTGA
- a CDS encoding S1C family serine protease, whose product MYSNRFGARVCTSLAALLLLFVATNRTPAQPPAAEASPDAAAPPSSPAEGTEAPESEGAQQEGDSKAPDEQSAEQQPPPPSDAPQDDDQSTHETEDDSAAVETADQGEKGDAPEQPPVTRQAVPWTSEIEAVSKARSPKNLEDLRLIQKQVRSVVEYARPATVGVQVGGSIGSAVIVSEDGLALTAGHVAMEPNKRVVFLFADGRRARGITLGVNSSIDSGMMKITDKGPWPYVPMAPAGSISPGDWVVGLGQPNGFFRDRAPPVRLGRVLFQDDSTLCTDVTLVGGDSGGPLFNLKGQVVGIHSRIGRRIVSNYHVPIDQYHTTWDRLAGGQMWGGGLGASEPARHRAFLGVAGNSLRGPCRLTQVYEGLAAARAGLKEGDIVTRFDGEEVESFSQFGLLVGSQKPGAKVKVEVERDGKRLEFEVRLGIASVDFPGAPPLESDS is encoded by the coding sequence ATGTACAGTAATCGGTTCGGAGCTCGGGTTTGCACCAGCCTAGCCGCTCTGCTTCTGCTATTCGTCGCAACCAACCGGACGCCCGCCCAGCCACCCGCCGCCGAGGCGTCACCCGACGCTGCGGCGCCGCCGTCCAGCCCTGCCGAAGGTACGGAAGCGCCGGAGAGCGAGGGTGCTCAGCAGGAGGGCGACTCCAAAGCCCCTGACGAACAGTCAGCGGAGCAGCAGCCCCCCCCCCCAAGTGACGCGCCTCAAGACGACGACCAGTCAACCCATGAGACGGAGGACGACTCCGCTGCGGTTGAGACCGCGGATCAAGGTGAAAAGGGTGATGCACCGGAGCAGCCGCCCGTCACGCGGCAGGCTGTTCCCTGGACTTCCGAGATCGAAGCGGTCAGTAAGGCCAGATCCCCAAAGAACCTTGAGGACCTGCGGCTCATCCAGAAGCAGGTCCGCTCGGTGGTTGAGTACGCCCGACCGGCAACCGTAGGCGTGCAGGTGGGCGGCTCGATCGGCAGCGCAGTCATCGTCAGCGAAGATGGGCTGGCGCTAACTGCTGGACACGTCGCGATGGAGCCCAACAAGCGGGTAGTCTTCCTGTTTGCCGACGGCCGCCGCGCACGGGGAATAACACTGGGCGTCAACAGCTCGATCGACAGTGGCATGATGAAGATCACCGACAAGGGGCCATGGCCCTACGTGCCGATGGCGCCGGCCGGTTCGATATCGCCCGGCGACTGGGTGGTCGGGCTCGGTCAGCCGAACGGTTTCTTTCGGGACCGGGCGCCGCCAGTGCGTCTGGGACGCGTCCTGTTCCAAGATGACAGCACGCTGTGCACCGACGTCACACTGGTGGGCGGTGACAGCGGCGGCCCCCTGTTTAACCTGAAAGGCCAGGTGGTCGGCATCCACAGCCGGATCGGCCGGCGGATCGTTAGCAACTACCACGTGCCTATCGACCAGTACCACACAACTTGGGACCGCCTGGCGGGAGGTCAGATGTGGGGAGGCGGATTAGGCGCCTCCGAACCCGCCCGCCATCGGGCGTTCCTGGGAGTGGCCGGCAACTCGCTCCGCGGTCCGTGCCGCCTGACTCAGGTCTACGAGGGTCTGGCCGCCGCGCGAGCCGGCTTGAAAGAAGGCGATATCGTCACCCGCTTCGATGGCGAAGAGGTCGAGTCCTTCTCGCAGTTCGGCCTGCTAGTCGGGAGCCAGAAGCCGGGCGCCAAGGTGAAGGTGGAAGTCGAACGAGACGGCAAACGGCTCGAGTTCGAGGTGAGACTCGGAATCGCGTCGGTCGATTTCCCCGGCGCCCCCCCGCTGGAATCGGATTCCTAA